One stretch of Nomascus leucogenys isolate Asia chromosome 9, Asia_NLE_v1, whole genome shotgun sequence DNA includes these proteins:
- the GPX7 gene encoding glutathione peroxidase 7, whose protein sequence is MVAATAAAAWLLLWAAACAQQEQDFYDFKAVNIRGKLVSLEKYRGSVSLVVNVASECGFTDQHYRALQQLQRDLGPYHFNVLAFPCNQFGQQEPDSNKEIESFARRTYSVSFPMFSKIAVTGTGAHPAFKYLAQTSGKEPTWNFWKYLVAPDGKVVGAWDPTVSVEEVRPQITALVRKLILLKREDL, encoded by the exons ATGGTGGCGGCGACGGCGGCAGCGGCGTGGCTGCTCCTGTGGGCTGCGGCCTGCGCGCAGCAGGAGCAGGACTTCTACGACTTCAAGGCGGTCAACATCCGGGGCAAACTGGTGTCGCTGGAGAAGTACCGCGGCTCG GTGTCCCTGGTGGTGAATGTGGCCAGCGAGTGCGGCTTCACAGACCAGCACTACCGAGCCCTGCAGCAGCTGCAGCGGGACCTGGGTCCCTACCACTTCAACGTGCTCGCCTTCCCCTGCAACCAGTTTGGCCAACAGGAGCCTGACAGCAACAAGGAGATTGAGAGCTTTGCCCGCCGCACCTACAGTGTCTCATTCCCCATGTTTAGCAAGATTGCAGTCACCGGTACTGGTGCCCATCCTGCCTTCAAGTACCTGGCCC aGACTTCTGGGAAGGAGCCCACTTGGAACTTCTGGAAGTACCTTGTAGCCCCAGATGGAAAGGTGGTAGGGGCTTGGGACCCAACTGTGTCAGTGGAGGAGGTCAGACCCCAGATCACAGCGCTCGTGAGGAAGCTCATCCTACTGAAGCGAGAAGACTTATAA